In a genomic window of Mycolicibacterium neoaurum VKM Ac-1815D:
- a CDS encoding TetR/AcrR family transcriptional regulator gives MSTERRSQRERVEESSRRLAEAAIELIAEKGYTNATAQEIGIRAGYSRAMVRERFGSKEALLETVLQEYERGVEVTPEPGASGLQKVLAPVVALREFAAEDPRLLRAALTLNFEALHDHDILRPRIEGWLARTRAGLRQAVLDGQSDGSVAPECDADEIASELTAAAIGYAYAWLLNPDTTNFDETLSRLHDRLIVRLTNGLR, from the coding sequence ATGAGCACGGAGCGCCGTTCGCAGCGGGAACGCGTCGAGGAGTCTTCGCGCCGACTTGCCGAAGCGGCAATCGAACTCATCGCCGAGAAGGGCTACACCAACGCGACGGCCCAGGAGATCGGTATCAGGGCCGGTTACAGCCGGGCCATGGTGCGGGAGCGGTTCGGGTCCAAAGAGGCGTTGTTGGAGACGGTGCTGCAGGAGTACGAGCGGGGCGTCGAGGTCACGCCCGAGCCGGGTGCTTCCGGCCTGCAGAAGGTGCTCGCGCCGGTGGTGGCGCTTCGTGAATTCGCGGCGGAGGACCCACGGTTGTTGCGCGCCGCGCTGACCCTGAACTTCGAGGCCCTGCATGACCACGACATCCTTCGGCCGCGTATCGAGGGCTGGCTCGCACGGACCCGCGCCGGACTTCGCCAGGCCGTGCTCGACGGACAGTCCGATGGTTCGGTGGCACCGGAATGCGACGCCGACGAGATCGCGTCGGAACTGACCGCGGCGGCCATCGGGTATGCCTACGCGTGGTTGCTGAACCCCGACACGACGAATTTCGACGAAACCTTGAGCCGGCTGCACGACCGACTGATCGTGAGGCTGACGAACGGGCTTCGGTGA